The Ictidomys tridecemlineatus isolate mIctTri1 chromosome 6, mIctTri1.hap1, whole genome shotgun sequence genome includes a region encoding these proteins:
- the Il23a gene encoding interleukin-23 subunit alpha, with product MLGIRAVMLLLLLPWTAQGWAVPGSSSPSWAQCQELSQKLCTLVWRAHPLVGHMDLLREEGEEETTNDVPHIQCGDGCDPQGLKDNSQFCLQRIHQGLIFYEKLLGSDIFTGDDAPVGQLHASLLGLSQLLQPEGHHLETQQTPNPSPSQPWQRLLLRFKILRSLQAFIAVAARVFAHGAATQSP from the exons ATGCTGGGGATCAGAGCTGTGATGCTGCTATTGCTGCTGCCCTGGACAGCTCAGGGCTGGGCTGTGCCTGGGAGTAGCAGCCCTTCCTGGGCCCAGTGCCAGGAGCTCTCACAGAAGCTCTGCACACTGGTCTGGAGAGCACATCCACTAGTGGGACATATG GATttactgagagaagagggagaagaagagactACAAATGATGTCCCCCATATCCAATGTGGGGATGGCTGTGATCCCCAAGGACTCAAGGACAATAGTCAG ttCTGCTTGCAAAGGATCCACCAGGGTCTGATTTTTTATGAGAAGCTTCTGGGCTCAGACATTTTCACAGGGGACGATGCTCCTGTGGGCCAGCTTCATGCCTCCCTTCTGGGCCTCAGCCAACTCCTACAG CCTGAGGGTCACCACTTGGAGACTCAACAGACTCCCAACCCGAGTCCCAGTCAGCCATGGCAACGTCTCCTTCTCCGCTTCAAGATCCTTCGCAGCCTCCAGGCCTTTATAGCTGTAGCTGCCCGGGTGTTTGCCCATGGAGCAGCAACCCAGAGCCCCTGA